A DNA window from Syngnathus typhle isolate RoL2023-S1 ecotype Sweden linkage group LG2, RoL_Styp_1.0, whole genome shotgun sequence contains the following coding sequences:
- the ugt5e1 gene encoding UDP glucuronosyltransferase 5 family, polypeptide E1: MAPYPSLALLLMCSATCWGGKIFVYPTEGSHWINMKILLEVLHSQGHQITVLRTSTSWYIPEKSPYYTSITIEVKQSNNIESQNSMTSFLEKSIEIQRHKGSLWAFVEFYRNIFNFLEETHMSVAHMMVSIFENQTLIQELKESRYDLCLTDPAFPGGVLMAHYLDLPMVFNVRWIFNGEAHFAVAPSPLSYVPQLFSLYTDKMDFFQRMNNVFYHGILIYMHHFVSNPPYQDVCNRYLGGDVSLMSLMQGADIWLMRVDFLFEFPRPTMPNVVYIGGFQGKPSEPLPADLEDFVQSSGEHGVVVMTLGTLLGDLGPKLSEIIASAFASLPQKVVWRHIGERPATLGNNTLLVDWLPQNDLLGHPKTKVFVTHGGTNGIYEAIYHGVPILGIPLIFDQHDNMVRMKAWGGAEIVDVVALDVESFTASLRNIVDPKKSYKQNMIKVSQLHRDRPMKPVDTAVFWIEYVMRHRGAPHLRTDSYKLPWYAYHSLDVIAVLALFCFLLVALMWVSCKCLCKRLLRSKNSTFKSKRQ, encoded by the coding sequence ATGGCACCATATCCAAGTCTGGCACTCCTGCTGATGTGTTCCGCGACATGCTGGGGCGGTAAAATCTTTGTCTACCCCACCGAAGGAAGTCACTGGATCAACATGAAAATTCTGCTGGAAGTCCTTCATTCTCAAGGCCACCAAATCACAGTGTTGCGAACCTCAACCAGCTGGTACATACCTGAGAAGTCTCCCTACTACACCTCCATTACCATCGAGGTGAAGCAGTCCAACAACATCGAGAGCCAGAATAGCATGACGTCCTTCCTGGAGAAGTCCATCGAGATTCAGCGTCACAAAGGCTCGCTGTGGGCTTTTGTGGAGTTTTACAGGAACATTTTCAACTTTCTCGAGGAGACCCATATGTCTGTAGCCCATATGATGGTCAGCATATTTGAAAATCAAACTCTAATCCAGGAACTGAAAGAAAGTAGATATGATCTTTGTTTGACAGACCCAGCCTTTCCGGGTGGGGTGCTAATGGCTCACTATCTGGACCTCCCCATGGTCTTCAATGTGCGCTGGATTTTTAACGGAGAGGCTCACTTTGCCGTTGCGCCGTCTCCTCTGTCCTACGTTCCTCAACTGTTCTCCCTTTACACGGACAAAATGGACTTCTTCCAAAGAATGAACAATGTCTTCTATCATGGTATTCTGATCTACATGCACCATTTTGTGTCCAACCCGCCTTACCAAGACGTGTGCAATCGTTACTTAGGAGGGGACGTCAGTCTTATGTCTCTCATGCAGGGCGCCGATATCTGGCTGATGAGGGTGGACTTTCTCTTTGAGTTCCCACGCCCCACCATGCCCAATGTGGTCTACATCGGAGGGTTTCAGGGGAAGCCCTCCGAACCTCTGCCGGCAGATTTGGAGGACTTTGTGCAGAGTTCTGGAGAACACGGAGTGGTGGTTATGACTTTAGGAACCCTGCTGGGCGACCTGGGTCCTAAGTTATCTGAGATCATCGCCTCTGCTTTTGCTAGCCTCCCTCAGAAGGTCGTGTGGAGGCATATCGGGGAGCGACCCGCCACTCTGGGAAACAACACCCTACTGGTGGACTGGTTGCCTCAGAACGATTTACTGGGCCATCCCAAGACCAAAGTCTTTGTAACACACGGGGGCACCAACGGCATCTACGAGGCTATCTACCACGGCGTCCCGATTTTGGGGATTCCGCTTATCTTCGATCAGCATGACAACATGGTGCGGATGAAGGCCTGGGGAGGCGCCGAGATTGTGGACGTGGTGGCTCTCGACGTGGAATCTTTCACCGCTTCCTTGAGGAACATTGTCGATCCCAAGAAGTCTTACAAGCAGAACATGATCAAAGTTTCCCAACTTCATCGCGACAGGCCCATGAAACCCGTTGACACTGCTGTCTTCTGGATAGAGTACGTCATGAGGCATAGAGGGGCCCCACATCTGCGCACAGACTCCTATAAGTTGCCATGGTACGCTTATCACTCCTTGGATGTGATCGctgtccttgcgctcttttgTTTTCTACTCGTTGCATTAATGTGGGTTTCCTGTAAATGTCTCTGTAAGCGCTTACTGAGGTCCAAGAATTCCACATTCAAATCCAAGAGACAGTAA
- the ccn5 gene encoding WNT1-inducible-signaling pathway protein 2 translates to MDRLLCDCVLLLAVASQVLCQLCDGPCLCPRSAPKCPPGVPLVADGCRCCMVCARQQGQPCTEKFPCDSRQGLTCDYSASFPGGPGECVAREDLTCEVNGISYQDGQSFQPSCDVLCHCRGGGVSCVPACPLNFRPPTADCPHPQHVRLPGKCCKEWVCENLDNSVLQDAITAMRADTPQPPVPVPVSSMCTERSTQWSVCSQSCGTGISTRVSNHNPACKLQIETRLCKVRPCHARLTMPSGPTLGQQGKCTVSYMAPGPVQLVHQGCSSTRTFRPRYCGTCTDSRCCMPSQTSTVDVTFRCPAGNLRRRPVMVIHSCICQSDCPYSPFTNPALRGYRP, encoded by the exons GCCTCTGCCCCCGATCAGCCCCCAAGTGTCCCCCCGGAGTCCCACTGGTGGCGGACGGCTGCCGGTGCTGCATGGTGTGCGCGCGGCAGCAGGGACAGCCGTGCACGGAGAAGTTCCCGTGCGACAGCCGGCAGGGGCTGACATGCGACTACAGTGCCAGCTTCCCCGGGGGCCCTGGGGAGTGCGTCG CTCGGGAAGATCTGACCTGCGAAGTCAACGGCATCAGTTACCAGGACGGCCAATCCTTTCAGCCCTCATGCGACGTCCTCTGCCACTGCAGGGGCGGCGGGGTCAGCTGCGTGCCCGCTTGTCCGCTGAATTTCCGTCCCCCCACTGCGGACTGTCCTCACCCGCAACATGTTCGGCTTCCGGGGAAGTGCTGCAAGGAGTGGGTGTGCGAAAACTTGGACAACTCTGTGCTTCAAGACGCCATCACAG CTATGAGAGCAGACACTCCGCAGCCACCGGTCCCGGTGCCGGTCTCCTCCATGTGCACGGAGCGGAGCACCCAGTGGAGTGTGTGTTCCCAGAGCTGCGGGACGGGCATCTCCACACGGGTTTCCAACCACAATCCAGCGTGTAAGCTACAAATTGAGACTCGCTTATGTAAAGTGCGACCCTGCCATGCGCGTCTGACCATGCCAAGCGGACCCACG CTGGGGCAGCAGGGCAAGTGCACGGTCAGCTACATGGCACCCGGACCCGTTCAGCTGGTCCATCAAGGCTGCAGCAGCACACGCACCTTCCGGCCGCGGTACTGCGGCACTTGCACCGACTCCCGCTGCTGCATGCCATCGCAGACATCTACTGTCGACGTGACCTTTCGTTGCCCTGCCGGCAACCTGCGACGGCGACCGGTTATGGTGATCCACTCATGCATCTGCCAGAGCGACTGCCCCTACTCACCTTTCACTAACCCGGCTCTTCGAGGATACAGACCTTGA
- the LOC133166618 gene encoding 6-phosphofructo-2-kinase/fructose-2,6-bisphosphatase-like isoform X5 — MHTMELPQPEQTVRRRRYDSSTASVPQLCNSPTLIVMVGLPARGKTYISKKLTRYLNWIGVPTKTFNVGQYRRRAVKTYENFEFFKSDNEEAMRIRKACAAAALKDVAAYFASDEGHVAVFDATNTTRERRTLILSFAKERGYKVFFVESICDDPEIIAENVKQVKFGSPDYVNCSMEEAMEDFQQRIECYKSSYMPIDDGKDRKLSYIKIYEVGKRYQVNLVQDHLQSRIVYYLMNIHVAPRSIYLSRHGESELNLLGRIGGDSSLSARGYEYAASLKTFLQSQKIHDLKVWTSHMKRTIQTAHTLGVQYEKWKALNEIDAGVCEELTYEEIQERFPEEFAQRDQDKFRYRYPKGESYEDLVHRLEPVIMELERQENVLVICHQAVMRCLLAYFLDKTADQLPYLKCPLHTVMKLTPIAYGCKIESFYLNVEAVNTHRDKPTNVDIDRNPEEALQTAPDHI; from the exons ATGCACACGATGGAGCTTCCCCAGCCGGAACAGACAGTGAGACGCAGACGGTACGACAGTAGCACAG CATCAGTGCCGCAGCTCTGCAACTCTCCTACACTCATCGTCATGGTGGGCCTGCCAGCTAGAGGGAAGACTTACATCTCCAAGAAGCTCACCCGCTACCTCAACTGGATCGGAGTTCCCACGAAAA CGTTCAACGTCGGCCAGTACCGCCGCCGGGCTGTCAAGACCTACGAAAACTTTGAATTCTTTAAATCGGACAACGAGGAGGCCATGAGGATTCGCAA GGCATGCGCGGCAGCCGCCCTTAAAGACGTCGCCGCTTACTTCGCAAGTGACGAAGGTCACGTGGCG GTTTTTGATGCCACCAACACCACAAGGGAGAGAAGGACACTCATCCTCAGTTTTGCCAAGGAGAGAGGCTACAAG GTTTTCTTCGTCGAGTCAATCTGTGACGACCCGGAAATAATTGCAGAGAATGTCAAG CAAGTAAAATTCGGGAGCCCAGATTACGTGAATTGCAGCATGGAGGAAGCCATGGAAGACTTTCAGCAGCGCATTGAGTGTTACAAGTCCAGCTACATGCCGATAGATGACGGGAAAGACAG GAAGCTCTCCTACATCAAGATATACGAAGTAGGTAAAAGATATCAAGTGAATCTGGTCCAGGATCACCTCCAGAGCAGGATCGTCTACTACCTAATGAACATCCACGTTGCGCCGAGGTCCATCTACCTGAGCCGCCACGGGGAGAGCGAACTCAATCTTCTGGGTCGCATCGGCGGAGATTCTTCTTTGTCCGCCAGAGGATATGAA TACGCTGCTTCTTTGAAGACTTTCCTGCAGAGTCAGAAAATTCATGACCTGAAGGTGTGGACCAGCCATATGAAGAGAACCATCCAGACTGCACACACTCTGGGGGTCCAGTATGAGAAGTGGAAAGCTCTCAATGAAATAGATGCA GGTGTGTGTGAGGAGTTGACTTATGAGGAGATTCAGGAGCGTTTCCCCGAAGAGTTTGCACAGAGGGACCAGGACAAGTTTCGTTACCGTTACCCAAAGGGTGAG TCCTATGAAGACCTGGTCCATCGCCTGGAGCCGGTCATAATGGAGCTGGAGAGGCAAGAGAATGTTCTGGTCATCTGCCACCAAGCAGTAATGCGTTGCCTCCTGGCCTACTTCTTGGACAAAACTGCAG ACCAGTTGCCTTATTTGAAATGCCCTCTCCACACGGTGATGAAACTCACACCAATAGCCTACG GCTGCAAAATTGAATCTTTTTACCTCAATGTAGAGGCAGTCAACACGCACAGAGACAAGCCTACG AACGTGGACATTGATAGAAACCCAGAGGAAGCGCTGCAGACGGCTCCTGatcacatttga